Genomic DNA from Enterococcus saccharolyticus subsp. saccharolyticus:
AGTTTGTCTCTAGGATTTCAACTAGTTCTTGTTCTAATTCAATTAATTCGTGTAACACTTCTTTCGATAACAGTCGTATATTGGTATCATGCGATTTAGAAATAATCAGTAAGTGCCCTTGCTGGATTGGATCGGTATCATAAACGACATAAAAATGTGTGGTTGTTTTCAAATAGTTAGCAGGTAGAATCGTCTCGCAAAAATGACAAAGCATCCGCACACATCCTTTCTTTGAGGTCTTTTTATTATCCCAAGAAAAACTGGATTCGTCTAGATTAATGTTTAGTAGTTTACATAAATAAATTATCGTATTCTTAAACAACAAAAAAAACCTTACGTAGATACGCAAGGTTTTTCCTTATTGAGCAGAAATGGCTAAGCCAATTGCTTTTTCTCCTAAATGTGTGCCGATAACTGGACCAAAATATCCAATTTCAACAGGTACATCGGGATAACGTTCTTGTAATTTTTTCTGTTCTTCTAAAGCCATTTCTAAATTATTCGCATGAATAACATATAATTTTACAGGATGTTTGATTTCGTCTTTATGTTGACCAATGACTTCTTCGGCACGGTTAAAGGCTTTTTTACTTGAACGAATTTTTTCAAATAAAACAATTTTCCCTTCTTCAAAAGTCAAGACGGGTTTAATTTTTAATAAGCCAGCGACAACTGCTGCACCATTAGTCAGACGACCACCACGTACTAAGTTATTTAAATCATCGATGATTAAATAGGCATGCGTGTTGTCTCGAATAACATCTAAATGTACTAAAATTTCTGCTAAAGATTTCTCTTGATCGATTCCATCCACTGCCACTTCAACCATATGTCCCATCGGCATACTGGTAATCTTAGAGTCATACGGGATGATTTTGACACCGTCAATGGCATTTTCAATCGTGTGTAAGTTATTGACGAATCCTGAAATCCCTGAAGATAAGTGGATACTGATAATGGTATCGTATCCTTTTGCAGCGATTGATTCATATAATTCAAGCGCTTCGCCTAGTGCAGGTTGCGAAGTTGTTGGGAACTCCTTGCTATTTTTTAATAGTCCATAATATTCATCCGCTTCAATATCGATGCCTTCATTGTAAATTTGACCATCTAAAATAGCTGGAATCGGCATAATGAATAAATCAGGATGTTTTTGAATGCGCTCAGGTAAAAACGCTGTGCTATCTGTAACAATTGCTAATTTCATTTTCTATCCTCGTTTCAAACAATTTTCAAACGTTAGTACTAATATAGCATAAACCTATCCGTTTTTAAAAGTGCTTCTAATCATTTTGACAGAAACTGTTGAATTGCTTGGCGATTCATTTCTGAATCAACAACGAGCACACTACCTGCTTCAAATGTTTCACCGTAATACCATGAATTTTCTACAGGCACACTTAAACGATCAATGCCACCTGCACCTTTCGCAATTGAGAAGGTATTTTTTAGCAAAAAGCCCATAGATACATCGGTCGACGCATACCCCATCACTTTCCCAGCTGCATAAGGTAATTTCACCAGTGATAACGGATTTTTTAATTGACTAAAGACTGCATTCATCACTTGTTGTTGGCGACGTACACGTCCGAAATCACCTTCTTCATCCATACGGAAACGAGCATATTGTAAAAGGGTTAACCCATCCATTCGTTGAGTACCTTTTTTGATTGGAACTTCTAGGTTTTTACTCATATCTTTTTCAGCATCGATTTTTACACCACTTGGAAACAGTGTATCAATGACTTTTTCAAAGGTTTTAAAATCAACGGTCGTATAATAATTGGTATCAATGCCAAAATTTTGCGAGAGGGTGGTTCGCACAAGCTCGGCACCACCATAGGCATACGCGGCATTGATTTTATTGTCTCCTACTCCAGGGATAGTGACCAACGTATCACGCATAAAGGAAATTAATTTCGGCTTCTTCGCTGGGCCATCTAATTGTAAGACCATAATCGTATCCGCACGAGCAGTTTCTCCTTCACGGCTATCATTTCCGATTAATAAAATATTATGACTGCCATCCGCCGATTTCATCCCGTTGAATGTTTCTGGTTGTACGGTAAGATTCGCATCACTTTTTGCTACTTGTTGCCCGACAAAAAATGAAATTCCTGAATAGGCAAAAAACAAGAGAATAAATGTCACCAGACAGCGGATAAAGCGATGTTTCTTCTTTTGTTTTTTTGGTTTCTTTTTAAAAAAGCTAGATTTTGGTGGGGGCGAGCTAGCCGGTCTCGAATGACTAGCCTCATTTTCTTCCCAAGAATCCTCCCAGTCATTCTTCTTTTCAATTGTTTTCCGCGCAAATAATTGCTCGGTTGATTTTTGTTTTTTATGGCGATCCATTCGACTCATCTTTTGTTCCTCCAAAGGTTTATTCTCTTATAGCATACATGACCCTTTCAATAAAGCAATTTAAAATAAGAAAACTTAAGCTTTTTCTACAAAAAAACCTATGCTTTTGGCATAGGTTACTGGATAATTTTTACAGGATAACTCCCGATATTTCTAGTATGTCCCTTTAAAAGCTCAATTTCTTCGATGGCATTTTGAATGAGTGCTTGATTGTCATCTAATGTTAAATCCACAATGAAGAAATATTCGCCTAAACTGGTTTTTAATGGGCGTGACTCGATTTTGCTTAAATCAATGTTGCGCCAAGCAAAACACGATAAGACTTTATGCAATGCTCCAGGTAAATTATCTGGCAGTGTCATAAATAACGTATTACGTGCAGGTTTGCCTAATGAATCAAGTGTTTCGCCTTTTGTTGCAGTTAATACCCAAAAACGTGTTTGATTTAACGCGTTGTCTTGAATATCCTTTGCTAAAATTTCTAACCCATATTCCCCAGCAGCTTTATTTGAAGCAATCGCTGCGCAGTGCTCTTCTGGATGATTTGCCACATATTCTGCGGCAAATGTCGTTGAGGCAACGGCTTCTAGTGGCGTATTGGGAAAGTTCGTCTCTAAAAAACGTTGCGACTGCGCCAACGCTTGGGGATGAGACAGAATTTTAGTAATGGTTTGTTCATCGGGGTGTCCTAGCAATTGCTGACGAATTGGCAAAACGATTTCTCCAGCAACAAAAAGCTTATCTTGATGGAAAATCCGATCCACACTAGCATGTACAGAGCCTTCTAACGAGTTCTCAATAGGAACTACTGCAAAACTAATCTGATGTTCTTCTAATGCTTGAATACAAAATGGAATCGACGGATAAGCGACTAGTTCGGTTTCATCTGTGATGGTGCTGGCTGCTTGGAAGGTAAAGGAATTTTTCGGTCCTAAATAACCAACTTTCATTTACTCACCTACTTGTTTCAAAATTTCTGTGACGATTTCTTCGGGTGTTTTTCCGGTTGTTTCAATGATAATTCGCGCACTTTCTTCATATAGAGGGACACGTGGTCGATAGATTGCTTCAATCTCTGCAGGTGTTTTAGAATCCGCTAGAGGTCGAACATTTTCCTCATCATGTGTAACACGTTGAATTAATTCAGATAAGTCCGCCTTCAAATAAACCACATAAGGCATTTTTTTGAGCAATGTACGATTTTTATCTTTTAAAACAATGCCGCCACCTGTTGAAAGGACTCCTTTTAAGGTATCCACTTCGGCTAAAACAGCTGTCTCTATGTCACGAAAAGCTGCATCACCATATTGATCAAAATATTCAGCAATACTCATACCGATTTTGTCAACGATTAATTGATCAAAATCGTACTGTGGGCAACCCATTTTTTCAGCTAAAAGATTGCCTACAGTTGTTTTACCCGCACCCATAAAACCAATCAAAACAATTTGATTCATTTTATTTTGCGCCTCCTTGAATTAACGTCTGAATATCATCAAAAAATGCTGGATACGAAATTGCTACGGCTTCTGGACGTTCTAATTCAACATCCCCTTCGCTAATTAATGCTGCCACTTGTAGCATCATACCAATGCGATGATCACCCAAGCTAGAAACAGTGGCCCCGTGTAATGGCGTAGGTCCATTGATGATTAATCCGTCTTCGGTGGCAGTAATATCAGCACCCATTTTACGTAATTGATCAGCAGTTGCATCAATTCGGTTGGTTTCTTTCACTTTTAATTCTTCGGCATCTTTAATGATTGTTGTTCCTTGTGCTTGTGTCGCTAATAAAGCAATGACAGGTAATTCATCAATCAAACGTGGAATTAAATCCCCTTCAATGGTCGTAGCCTTTAAATTTGATGTGCGAATGAGCATATCTGCGGATTGATTTTGTGTATCTTCATTGAAGATTTCTAAATCTGCACCCATGTCTTGTAGCACATCAACAATTCCCGTACGAGTTGGATTAATCCCAACGTTCGTTAGTGTAATTTCACTATTTGGGGTAATGGCTCCCGCTACTAAGAAAAAGGCCGCAGACGAAATATCTCCTGGAACAGTTACAGCTTGACCAGTTAATGTTTGTGGGCCAGTGATGGAAATTTCTTTGCCAGTCACCTGAATGTCCCCACCAAATTGACGAATCATTTCTTCCGTATGGTTACGTGATACTTCTTTTTCTAAAATAGTAGATGTTCCTTTTGCTTGCATCGCCGCAAAAATAATAGCTGATTTTACTTGCGCACTGGCCATTGGCATAACGTAATGAAT
This window encodes:
- a CDS encoding DegV family protein, whose product is MKLAIVTDSTAFLPERIQKHPDLFIMPIPAILDGQIYNEGIDIEADEYYGLLKNSKEFPTTSQPALGEALELYESIAAKGYDTIISIHLSSGISGFVNNLHTIENAIDGVKIIPYDSKITSMPMGHMVEVAVDGIDQEKSLAEILVHLDVIRDNTHAYLIIDDLNNLVRGGRLTNGAAVVAGLLKIKPVLTFEEGKIVLFEKIRSSKKAFNRAEEVIGQHKDEIKHPVKLYVIHANNLEMALEEQKKLQERYPDVPVEIGYFGPVIGTHLGEKAIGLAISAQ
- a CDS encoding LCP family protein, with translation MSRMDRHKKQKSTEQLFARKTIEKKNDWEDSWEENEASHSRPASSPPPKSSFFKKKPKKQKKKHRFIRCLVTFILLFFAYSGISFFVGQQVAKSDANLTVQPETFNGMKSADGSHNILLIGNDSREGETARADTIMVLQLDGPAKKPKLISFMRDTLVTIPGVGDNKINAAYAYGGAELVRTTLSQNFGIDTNYYTTVDFKTFEKVIDTLFPSGVKIDAEKDMSKNLEVPIKKGTQRMDGLTLLQYARFRMDEEGDFGRVRRQQQVMNAVFSQLKNPLSLVKLPYAAGKVMGYASTDVSMGFLLKNTFSIAKGAGGIDRLSVPVENSWYYGETFEAGSVLVVDSEMNRQAIQQFLSK
- a CDS encoding HIT family protein, giving the protein MLCHFCETILPANYLKTTTHFYVVYDTDPIQQGHLLIISKSHDTNIRLLSKEVLHELIELEQELVEILETNFAVQGVSILQNNGKVMDEGTHFHVHVVPRYQNDAFWDNQHVPQQPLSLTKLTNLLGGTV
- the pheA gene encoding prephenate dehydratase codes for the protein MKVGYLGPKNSFTFQAASTITDETELVAYPSIPFCIQALEEHQISFAVVPIENSLEGSVHASVDRIFHQDKLFVAGEIVLPIRQQLLGHPDEQTITKILSHPQALAQSQRFLETNFPNTPLEAVASTTFAAEYVANHPEEHCAAIASNKAAGEYGLEILAKDIQDNALNQTRFWVLTATKGETLDSLGKPARNTLFMTLPDNLPGALHKVLSCFAWRNIDLSKIESRPLKTSLGEYFFIVDLTLDDNQALIQNAIEEIELLKGHTRNIGSYPVKIIQ
- a CDS encoding shikimate kinase; the protein is MNQIVLIGFMGAGKTTVGNLLAEKMGCPQYDFDQLIVDKIGMSIAEYFDQYGDAAFRDIETAVLAEVDTLKGVLSTGGGIVLKDKNRTLLKKMPYVVYLKADLSELIQRVTHDEENVRPLADSKTPAEIEAIYRPRVPLYEESARIIIETTGKTPEEIVTEILKQVGE
- the aroA gene encoding 3-phosphoshikimate 1-carboxyvinyltransferase, whose amino-acid sequence is MKLSQANQLNGTLRVPADKSISHRSIMFGSLANGKTTVKNFLRAEDCMSTLHAFQALGVPIEDDGETITIEGQGFGGLKPADTAIDIGNSGTTIRLMMGILAGSDFETTLFGDDSLNKRPMNRVMLPLREMNAQMHGDNDSEFPPITIEGVKELQPIHYVMPMASAQVKSAIIFAAMQAKGTSTILEKEVSRNHTEEMIRQFGGDIQVTGKEISITGPQTLTGQAVTVPGDISSAAFFLVAGAITPNSEITLTNVGINPTRTGIVDVLQDMGADLEIFNEDTQNQSADMLIRTSNLKATTIEGDLIPRLIDELPVIALLATQAQGTTIIKDAEELKVKETNRIDATADQLRKMGADITATEDGLIINGPTPLHGATVSSLGDHRIGMMLQVAALISEGDVELERPEAVAISYPAFFDDIQTLIQGGAK